A single genomic interval of Spirosoma linguale DSM 74 harbors:
- a CDS encoding response regulator receiver protein (PFAM: LytTr DNA-binding region~KEGG: sde:Sde_4004 response regulator receiver domain-containing protein) — translation MVRFLNQPYPIDYSAGAQLRKATLIGLFVGLFLLVFQPFGLNSWETPNKVLKILGFGAVTFAVTAFNFIILRRLFPRLYVEEEWTVGREIVALMINIMLIAIANRFYLGWLLDVGEHSSISWAGMILVTFLIGLFPVTGLVFVSYITRLKKYSQAAASLPIHVHNEVTTLARTAPVGPATEPVNATVTLVADNEKDSVSLDAEDLLFVESSDNYCTVTYLKNKQVAKPLLRSSLSRLEKQITQPYIVRCHRSYIVNLNRVERVTGNAQGYKLHLLSGQFIVPVSRQYNETLIAELKAL, via the coding sequence ATGGTTCGATTCCTTAATCAACCCTATCCGATTGATTACTCCGCCGGAGCTCAACTCCGAAAGGCTACGTTGATTGGCTTATTTGTGGGCTTATTCCTGCTTGTCTTCCAGCCATTTGGCCTAAACTCATGGGAAACGCCTAACAAAGTGCTCAAGATTCTGGGCTTCGGTGCAGTGACGTTTGCGGTTACCGCCTTTAATTTCATCATTTTGCGCAGGCTGTTTCCCCGGCTATACGTAGAGGAAGAGTGGACGGTTGGGCGGGAAATTGTGGCGTTGATGATTAACATTATGCTAATCGCTATAGCTAACCGGTTCTATCTGGGCTGGCTACTGGATGTGGGAGAGCATAGCAGTATAAGTTGGGCAGGTATGATCCTGGTAACGTTCCTCATCGGGCTATTTCCTGTGACAGGGCTCGTATTTGTCAGTTATATCACCCGGCTTAAAAAATACAGCCAGGCCGCTGCCAGCCTGCCAATTCATGTACATAATGAAGTAACGACGCTCGCCCGAACTGCCCCCGTCGGTCCGGCAACTGAGCCTGTTAACGCGACCGTTACCCTCGTGGCCGACAACGAAAAAGATAGCGTCAGCCTGGATGCAGAAGATTTGCTCTTTGTTGAGTCGAGTGATAATTACTGCACCGTTACATATCTCAAAAATAAGCAGGTAGCCAAACCGCTACTGCGCAGCAGCCTCAGTCGGCTGGAGAAACAAATTACGCAGCCCTATATTGTCAGATGCCACCGTTCGTACATCGTTAACCTCAACCGAGTGGAGCGTGTAACGGGGAATGCGCAGGGGTATAAACTGCATCTACTGTCCGGGCAGTTTATCGTTCCCGTATCCCGGCAATACAACGAGACGCTGATTGCGGAGTTAAAAGCGTTGTAA
- a CDS encoding oxidoreductase domain protein (PFAM: oxidoreductase domain protein; Semialdehyde dehydrogenase NAD - binding; Oxidoreductase domain~KEGG: scl:sce9140 putative oxidoreductase): protein MTSQQKITVGLVGFGLSGRYFHAPFLSTHPGFELRKVVTSRPDEVAAFDPSISTVATADDLFADDSIQLVFICSPNETHFQYAKAALEHDKHVVVEKPFATNESETDQLLEFAAKRGLLATAYQNRRWDSDFLTVKQLMDQNRLGDVLDYEARYDRLMPVDSRNQSWKERPGEGRGSLYNLGPHLIDQALQLFGKPQSVSAEVRMIRPNSMIEDFFTIRLGYTGKQVTLRSSLMMHQNQLRFSVHGTAGSFIKGGLDVQEEELRKNRLPNEPAFGIEPADRWGTLTANGLSEQVESLPGNYGAYYAGVHASIADGADPLVKPHEIQQIARVIALARQSSLESHTLPF, encoded by the coding sequence ATGACATCTCAGCAAAAAATAACGGTTGGTCTGGTTGGATTTGGTCTATCGGGCCGCTATTTCCACGCGCCGTTCCTATCGACACACCCCGGTTTCGAGCTACGAAAGGTAGTAACCAGTCGCCCTGATGAAGTGGCAGCCTTCGACCCCAGCATTAGCACGGTAGCAACCGCCGACGACCTGTTTGCCGACGACTCCATTCAACTGGTTTTTATCTGCTCACCTAACGAAACTCATTTTCAGTATGCGAAGGCGGCTCTGGAACACGACAAACACGTTGTTGTTGAGAAACCATTTGCCACGAATGAGTCCGAAACCGACCAGTTGCTCGAATTTGCCGCCAAAAGAGGGTTGCTGGCTACCGCCTATCAGAACCGGCGCTGGGACTCTGATTTTCTGACCGTTAAACAATTGATGGACCAGAATCGGTTGGGAGACGTACTCGATTATGAAGCCCGCTATGATCGGCTAATGCCGGTAGACAGTCGAAATCAATCCTGGAAAGAGCGGCCGGGCGAAGGGCGTGGCAGCCTCTATAACCTCGGCCCTCACCTGATCGATCAGGCACTCCAGTTATTCGGCAAGCCACAATCTGTTTCGGCAGAGGTCAGGATGATACGGCCGAACAGCATGATCGAAGACTTTTTTACCATTCGGCTTGGCTATACGGGCAAGCAGGTGACGCTCAGGTCGAGCCTGATGATGCACCAGAATCAACTTCGTTTCAGCGTTCACGGTACGGCAGGATCATTCATTAAAGGTGGGCTGGATGTTCAGGAAGAAGAACTCCGGAAGAACAGGCTCCCAAACGAGCCAGCGTTTGGCATCGAACCAGCCGATCGTTGGGGAACGCTCACCGCCAACGGGCTTTCGGAACAGGTGGAGAGTCTGCCCGGCAATTACGGTGCTTATTATGCGGGTGTGCACGCATCTATTGCCGATGGGGCCGATCCGCTTGTGAAACCCCACGAAATACAGCAAATTGCCCGAGTGATTGCCCTTGCCCGGCAAAGCAGTCTTGAAAGCCATACACTGCCCTTCTGA
- a CDS encoding major facilitator superfamily MFS_1 (PFAM: major facilitator superfamily MFS_1~KEGG: xac:XAC4255 hexuranate transporter), translated as MPKFPTSYRWQMTALLFVATTINYLDRQVISLLKPTLEKVFVWTETDYSHVVMAFQGAYALSFIGFGWAIDRIGAKIGYTLSVFVWSIGAMLHAVASSTFGFGVFRALLGLGEGGNFPASIKTVTEWFPQKDRAFATGIFNSGTNIGAVVAPLMVPWILGQYGWQAAFLATGAIGFIWLIFWWMYYEKPSLHKKISPEELDYVSEAVPTNVAEPALKWLDLLNRRQTWAFILGKLLTDPVWWFFLFWLPSFLASTFQINLTKPSLPLILIYSSATIGSVGGGYISGYFLGKGWSVNWARKASMLVFALCIVPIMAIQFASELWQVIALLGLAVAAHQAWSANLFTLVSDLFPRKAVSSVVGIGGMAGSIGGLLFPLLVGSLLDSYKAAGSIATGYNILFVLCGSAYLIALLSIHLLVPAMKPVSINLGDPKRTPEK; from the coding sequence ATGCCAAAATTTCCAACCAGCTACCGATGGCAGATGACCGCCTTGCTTTTTGTGGCCACCACCATCAACTACCTGGATCGGCAGGTTATCAGCCTGTTAAAACCAACCCTGGAAAAAGTCTTTGTCTGGACAGAAACGGACTACAGCCATGTCGTTATGGCGTTTCAAGGCGCTTATGCCCTCAGTTTCATTGGCTTTGGCTGGGCAATTGACCGGATTGGCGCAAAAATCGGGTACACTCTATCCGTCTTTGTCTGGAGTATCGGGGCCATGCTTCACGCTGTAGCCAGCAGTACGTTTGGTTTCGGCGTTTTCAGAGCCCTGCTGGGGCTGGGCGAAGGAGGAAATTTTCCGGCCTCTATTAAAACGGTTACCGAATGGTTTCCGCAGAAAGACCGGGCGTTTGCTACAGGTATTTTTAACTCAGGAACCAACATCGGCGCCGTTGTTGCCCCGCTCATGGTTCCCTGGATTCTGGGGCAGTATGGTTGGCAAGCGGCTTTTCTGGCTACGGGAGCCATTGGTTTTATCTGGCTGATCTTCTGGTGGATGTATTATGAAAAACCCAGCCTTCACAAAAAAATCTCGCCCGAAGAACTGGATTACGTTAGCGAAGCCGTCCCAACGAATGTCGCTGAGCCTGCGCTGAAGTGGCTCGACTTGCTGAACCGTCGGCAGACCTGGGCTTTCATCCTGGGAAAACTTCTAACCGATCCGGTTTGGTGGTTTTTCCTGTTCTGGTTGCCTTCCTTTTTGGCGTCTACCTTCCAGATCAATCTAACCAAACCCAGCTTACCCCTCATCCTGATTTATTCGTCTGCCACCATTGGTAGCGTGGGGGGTGGTTATATCTCCGGTTATTTTCTGGGGAAAGGCTGGTCGGTCAACTGGGCACGCAAAGCGTCGATGCTGGTCTTTGCGTTGTGCATTGTTCCTATTATGGCTATTCAGTTTGCCTCTGAACTCTGGCAGGTAATTGCGTTACTGGGGCTGGCCGTGGCAGCACACCAGGCCTGGAGCGCCAATCTGTTTACCCTTGTGTCGGACCTGTTTCCGCGAAAAGCCGTAAGTTCAGTTGTCGGGATAGGTGGCATGGCTGGCTCCATTGGTGGTTTACTGTTTCCGCTACTGGTCGGTTCGCTGCTGGATTCCTACAAGGCAGCGGGCAGTATCGCAACCGGCTACAATATTCTTTTTGTACTGTGTGGTAGCGCTTACCTCATCGCTTTGCTAAGTATTCATTTACTGGTTCCGGCCATGAAACCAGTATCGATTAATTTAGGCGACCCAAAACGTACTCCCGAAAAATAG
- a CDS encoding hypothetical protein (KEGG: shm:Shewmr7_0088 hypothetical protein): protein MKTVILSLLILHIATGITALLVGLIPMIAKKGGRLHNRVGLIYVYCMIAVAVSALLLCVLQPFKMMRLFLTGIAVFSFYLSMTGWRATKQKKSGPTLADKGLTFITLLVSLAMIGFGVYLLALHGPSFFPILFTFFGLLTLTFAGRDVQSMTRPTEKMHRGAEPWFFQHFTRMGGSYIATFTAALVTNVSRLLPANAPEWMATVSWIAPSLVGGMLIGFTVRYYKLKFSGSKRPGIA from the coding sequence ATGAAAACAGTAATTCTTTCCCTGCTCATTCTCCACATCGCTACCGGCATCACGGCTTTGCTGGTTGGCCTTATTCCAATGATTGCTAAAAAAGGCGGTCGCTTACATAACCGCGTCGGCCTTATTTATGTCTACTGCATGATTGCGGTAGCCGTGTCGGCGTTGCTGCTGTGTGTCTTGCAGCCGTTTAAAATGATGCGGTTGTTTCTGACAGGTATTGCCGTTTTTAGTTTCTATCTGAGTATGACCGGCTGGCGCGCTACGAAACAAAAAAAGTCAGGGCCAACACTGGCCGATAAAGGGCTTACCTTCATAACGCTGCTCGTCAGTTTAGCCATGATTGGCTTCGGTGTTTATTTGCTGGCACTGCACGGTCCCTCATTCTTCCCAATCCTGTTTACGTTCTTTGGTCTACTGACCCTAACGTTTGCTGGTCGGGATGTTCAGTCTATGACGCGCCCTACCGAAAAGATGCATCGGGGAGCCGAACCTTGGTTTTTCCAGCACTTCACCCGGATGGGGGGCTCGTACATAGCCACGTTTACGGCGGCTCTGGTCACGAACGTGTCTCGGCTGTTACCCGCCAATGCTCCCGAATGGATGGCCACGGTGAGCTGGATCGCTCCTTCGCTGGTGGGCGGGATGCTCATTGGTTTTACCGTTCGCTACTATAAGCTGAAATTTAGTGGTTCTAAACGCCCTGGCATTGCCTAA
- a CDS encoding Cytosine deaminase (PFAM: CMP/dCMP deaminase zinc-binding~KEGG: tdn:Suden_1635 cytosine deaminase): protein MDEFMQEAINQARKSLSEGGIPIGSSLVKNGELVASGHNKRVQENNPILHGEMDCLNNAGRVGSFRNTVIYSTLMPCYMCAGTIVQFKIPKVIVGESRTFLGAREFMEQHGVEVIDLDLPECVDMMNQFIAEKPTLWNEDIGEL, encoded by the coding sequence ATGGATGAATTTATGCAGGAGGCCATCAATCAGGCCCGCAAGAGTTTGAGCGAAGGGGGAATTCCTATTGGGTCGTCCCTGGTTAAAAATGGTGAACTGGTAGCGTCGGGACACAACAAGCGGGTGCAGGAAAATAACCCGATTCTGCACGGTGAGATGGATTGCCTGAACAATGCCGGGCGGGTAGGTTCATTCCGCAATACGGTTATTTACTCGACCCTGATGCCCTGCTACATGTGTGCCGGAACCATCGTACAGTTCAAAATACCCAAAGTGATTGTGGGTGAGTCACGTACGTTTTTGGGGGCGCGGGAATTTATGGAGCAGCATGGCGTTGAAGTCATTGACCTCGACCTGCCCGAGTGCGTCGACATGATGAACCAGTTTATCGCCGAGAAACCAACCCTCTGGAATGAGGATATCGGCGAACTGTAA
- a CDS encoding Rhomboid family protein (PFAM: Rhomboid family protein~KEGG: prw:PsycPRwf_0312 rhomboid family protein), whose translation MSITLIIIVVTVIISVAAWNNYSLMNRWIMNPYQVASRGQYYRLITSGFLHADWGHLFFNMLSLYFFGGFIEQVFTMLFEGSGGPYLIGFYLVAILVSDIPSFLKHRNDPGYNSLGASGGVSAVIFAAILFRPLTPIYLYFIPIGIPGFIFGALYLAYSYYESRRGAGNVNHDAHFYGALFGVVFMIIVYPEVLPSFFEQIAGWRLF comes from the coding sequence ATGAGCATTACCTTAATAATCATCGTTGTCACGGTTATTATCAGTGTAGCCGCCTGGAACAACTACAGCCTGATGAACCGGTGGATTATGAATCCCTATCAGGTAGCGAGCCGCGGGCAGTATTACCGCCTGATTACCTCTGGTTTTCTACATGCCGACTGGGGGCATCTGTTCTTTAATATGCTTAGTCTGTACTTCTTCGGCGGCTTTATTGAACAGGTATTTACCATGCTGTTTGAGGGAAGTGGAGGGCCTTATCTCATTGGCTTTTATCTGGTGGCTATCCTGGTATCGGATATCCCCAGTTTTCTGAAACACCGAAACGATCCTGGCTATAACTCGTTGGGGGCATCGGGGGGCGTATCGGCCGTTATTTTCGCGGCTATTCTGTTTCGGCCTCTAACACCAATCTACCTATACTTTATTCCGATTGGTATTCCGGGGTTTATTTTTGGTGCCCTGTATTTGGCTTATTCATACTATGAGTCACGGCGTGGTGCGGGCAATGTTAACCATGACGCTCACTTTTACGGTGCCTTATTCGGGGTTGTCTTCATGATTATTGTGTACCCCGAAGTGCTGCCCAGCTTTTTTGAGCAGATTGCGGGCTGGCGGCTATTTTAG
- a CDS encoding peptidase S9 prolyl oligopeptidase active site domain protein (PFAM: peptidase S9 prolyl oligopeptidase active site domain protein; WD40 domain protein beta Propeller; peptidase S9B dipeptidylpeptidase IV domain protein~KEGG: ilo:IL0517 acylaminoacyl-peptidase): MRATFLLLITLVAQTVCAQQKSKVTVTDLTRIKQVGGISLSPDGQRAVYALATIEPNPDNKEEYEYKTHVYLTGLKPGDSKALTRGPESARQAVWSPDGQRIAFVRTVKGKGQIFIMPLDGGEAWQLTNTTYGASTPLWSPDGTRISFTSGITMAQMLTDSLVNPGKNTPLWSLEKPGFANNNFIKSDKKVKPNPDGSLAEVRAYLEKDVDDKKAKVFNRLNFQGEATTEPELSFTHMYVVDVKEGATPKALTRGFYSYQGGNWLPNGQGLLVVTDRDSLKHPDREQDNRIVYIPADGSGTQKAVLSEAGKSYRSPSVSPDGKQLVFMVSPSEGVNFPQLGLATLNGTSVSGVELVTFDRAPSSMAWTTAPISAKGKKGTAGYVIYFNASANGGSPLYRLDPATKQVTQLTDFTAGVTSFDVSGNRVVLAKTEVANPSELYLTDAAAKTQTKLSNYNDWVAQRQLSTPEKRTYKNSLGQTVDYWIMKPSFFEGNKKYPLLLNMHGGPTAMWGPGEPSMWHEFQYMCSQGYGVVYANPRGSGGYGINFQRANIKDWGTGPAEDVLAAVTDAAKESWVDTSRQVITGGSYAGYLTAWIVGHDNRFKAAFAQRGVYDLTTFLGEGNAWRLIPSYFAYPWSAEAKVLDANSPYTFVQNIKTPLLIKHGENDLRTGPIQSEMMYKSLKILGRPVEYVRMPGATHELSRSGNVRQRIDRLLRIYEFFERYVGADAQVVTQK; the protein is encoded by the coding sequence ATGAGAGCAACGTTTTTACTGCTTATTACCCTGGTGGCGCAGACGGTCTGTGCCCAGCAAAAATCAAAAGTTACGGTTACCGACCTGACCCGTATCAAACAGGTTGGCGGCATTTCGTTGTCGCCCGATGGGCAGCGAGCTGTTTACGCCCTCGCCACCATTGAACCGAACCCGGACAATAAAGAAGAATACGAGTATAAAACTCATGTGTATTTAACGGGTCTGAAGCCCGGCGATAGCAAAGCCCTGACGCGTGGACCTGAGTCGGCCCGGCAGGCCGTCTGGTCGCCCGATGGCCAGCGGATTGCCTTCGTGCGGACCGTAAAAGGGAAGGGTCAGATTTTTATCATGCCGCTGGACGGGGGAGAAGCCTGGCAACTTACGAATACGACCTACGGAGCCTCTACGCCCCTCTGGTCGCCGGATGGAACCCGGATTTCGTTTACATCGGGCATCACAATGGCACAGATGTTAACCGATTCGCTGGTGAACCCCGGCAAAAACACGCCCCTCTGGTCGCTGGAGAAGCCGGGCTTTGCAAACAATAATTTTATTAAAAGCGATAAGAAAGTAAAGCCTAATCCGGATGGGTCGCTGGCCGAGGTACGGGCGTATCTGGAAAAAGATGTTGACGACAAGAAAGCGAAAGTGTTCAACCGGCTCAATTTTCAGGGCGAAGCGACCACAGAACCCGAGCTATCGTTTACGCACATGTACGTGGTTGATGTGAAGGAAGGAGCTACGCCCAAAGCCCTGACGCGCGGTTTTTATTCGTATCAGGGTGGTAACTGGCTGCCAAACGGACAGGGGCTACTGGTTGTAACTGACCGCGATTCGCTCAAACACCCCGACCGGGAGCAGGATAACAGGATCGTCTATATTCCGGCCGATGGCTCAGGTACGCAGAAGGCTGTTCTATCAGAAGCCGGTAAAAGCTATCGCTCCCCCAGCGTATCGCCCGATGGAAAGCAACTGGTATTCATGGTGTCCCCATCGGAAGGTGTTAATTTCCCCCAGCTTGGTCTGGCAACGCTCAATGGTACTTCGGTATCGGGTGTTGAGCTCGTCACCTTCGACCGGGCACCTAGTAGCATGGCTTGGACAACCGCACCGATTTCGGCAAAAGGCAAGAAAGGAACCGCCGGTTATGTCATTTATTTCAATGCGTCGGCAAACGGCGGTTCGCCCCTGTACCGGCTTGACCCCGCTACGAAGCAGGTCACACAGCTAACCGATTTCACGGCTGGCGTCACCAGCTTCGACGTGAGCGGTAACCGCGTGGTGCTCGCAAAAACAGAAGTAGCAAACCCGTCGGAGCTGTACCTGACCGATGCAGCCGCCAAAACACAGACCAAACTCAGCAATTATAACGACTGGGTGGCGCAACGGCAGTTGAGTACGCCGGAAAAACGCACGTACAAAAATTCGCTCGGCCAAACGGTCGATTACTGGATCATGAAGCCGTCGTTCTTCGAGGGCAACAAAAAGTACCCGCTGCTACTGAATATGCACGGCGGCCCAACGGCCATGTGGGGACCGGGTGAGCCGTCCATGTGGCATGAGTTTCAGTATATGTGTTCGCAGGGGTATGGCGTGGTGTATGCCAATCCGCGCGGATCGGGAGGGTACGGTATCAATTTTCAGCGGGCCAACATCAAGGATTGGGGCACCGGCCCGGCCGAAGATGTGCTGGCTGCCGTTACCGATGCCGCTAAAGAAAGTTGGGTCGATACCAGTCGGCAGGTGATTACAGGCGGTTCGTATGCCGGTTACCTGACAGCTTGGATTGTGGGCCACGACAATCGGTTCAAAGCCGCTTTTGCCCAGCGGGGGGTGTATGATTTGACCACCTTTTTGGGTGAGGGTAATGCCTGGCGGTTGATTCCCAGCTACTTTGCTTATCCGTGGTCGGCGGAGGCTAAAGTGCTGGATGCCAACTCGCCTTATACCTTCGTCCAGAATATCAAAACGCCTTTGCTCATCAAGCATGGTGAGAACGACCTCCGCACCGGGCCAATTCAGAGCGAGATGATGTATAAAAGTTTGAAGATACTGGGTCGCCCGGTCGAGTACGTCCGTATGCCAGGCGCTACGCACGAACTGAGCCGGTCGGGTAACGTTCGGCAACGGATTGACCGACTGCTGCGGATTTACGAGTTCTTCGAGCGGTACGTAGGGGCTGATGCGCAGGTGGTTACCCAGAAATAA
- a CDS encoding Dimethylallyltranstransferase (PFAM: Polyprenyl synthetase~KEGG: sit:TM1040_3742 farnesyltranstransferase): MSPAIFIDALQQELQSIQYGQNPPELYNPIRYIMSLGGKRMRPLLTLMGAYLFTDDWRKAVRPALGVEVFHNFTLMHDDIMDQAPLRRGQPTVHEKWNGNIAILSGDVMLVNAYQLMLNVEADKLAVALARFSRTAAEVCEGQQMDMNFETRWDVSEAEYIDMIRLKTSVLLGYSLELGGLIGGADEETNLHLYEGGMNIGVGFQLKDDLLDVYGDPAKFGKQVGGDIIANKKTFLLIEALAQAKGPLRDELIDWLTRTKFDKAEKVKAVTAIYDQLGIRELTELRINEYFARGFANFDQINARPERKGLLIQFARQLVERES; the protein is encoded by the coding sequence ATGAGTCCTGCTATTTTCATTGATGCACTTCAACAAGAACTTCAGTCTATACAATACGGGCAAAACCCGCCCGAACTCTACAATCCAATTCGGTACATAATGAGTTTGGGGGGTAAGCGAATGCGTCCCCTGTTGACGCTGATGGGCGCTTATCTTTTTACCGATGATTGGCGAAAGGCCGTTCGCCCCGCCCTGGGCGTCGAGGTTTTTCACAATTTCACACTCATGCACGACGACATTATGGATCAGGCTCCGCTGCGCCGGGGACAGCCGACTGTGCATGAAAAATGGAACGGTAACATTGCCATTCTCTCGGGCGATGTTATGCTTGTTAATGCCTACCAGCTTATGCTCAATGTCGAAGCGGATAAGCTGGCTGTTGCACTAGCCCGGTTTAGCCGTACAGCCGCTGAAGTCTGCGAAGGGCAGCAGATGGACATGAATTTTGAAACACGCTGGGACGTTTCCGAAGCCGAGTATATTGACATGATTCGCCTTAAAACGTCCGTTTTACTGGGGTATTCCCTGGAACTGGGCGGTTTGATTGGTGGCGCCGATGAAGAAACCAACTTACACCTTTACGAAGGCGGCATGAACATTGGCGTTGGCTTTCAGTTAAAAGATGACCTATTGGACGTATACGGCGACCCGGCCAAGTTTGGAAAACAGGTAGGCGGAGACATTATTGCCAACAAAAAAACGTTTCTGCTCATCGAAGCGCTGGCTCAGGCTAAAGGGCCTCTCCGGGATGAATTAATCGACTGGCTCACCCGTACCAAGTTCGATAAAGCTGAAAAAGTAAAGGCGGTCACGGCGATTTATGACCAGCTGGGTATTCGGGAGCTGACAGAGTTGCGGATCAATGAGTATTTTGCCCGCGGATTTGCGAACTTCGACCAGATCAATGCCCGGCCTGAGCGGAAAGGATTATTGATTCAATTTGCCCGCCAGTTAGTTGAACGGGAAAGCTAG
- a CDS encoding lipolytic protein G-D-S-L family (PFAM: lipolytic protein G-D-S-L family~KEGG: smt:Smal_3367 lipolytic protein G-D-S-L family), translating into MVAIPVLIFLLMTSFLPTAPKANYTFLSLGDSYTIGESVAEQDRWSVQLAGMLRKEGIDVASPAIIAKTGWTTAELQEAVKVSGNRNTYSLVSLLVGVNNQYRGQSQERYRTEFRELLQTAVQYTGGKSARVFVLSIPDWGASPFAAGRDRNKIAREIDQFNTIAKEECQKAAIAYVDITPPTRSATGDESQFASDGLHYSGKQMKLWAERALPVAKKLLTD; encoded by the coding sequence ATGGTTGCAATCCCGGTTTTGATTTTCCTCCTGATGACCAGCTTTCTGCCAACCGCACCCAAGGCCAACTACACATTCCTATCCCTCGGCGATTCGTACACCATTGGCGAGAGCGTAGCCGAACAAGACCGCTGGAGCGTTCAACTGGCCGGTATGCTGCGTAAGGAGGGAATCGATGTGGCGAGCCCGGCAATCATTGCCAAAACAGGCTGGACTACGGCCGAATTGCAGGAGGCTGTTAAAGTTAGCGGTAACCGGAATACGTATAGCCTGGTTTCGTTGCTGGTTGGCGTCAATAATCAATACCGGGGGCAGAGTCAGGAACGCTACCGAACCGAATTTCGGGAATTGCTGCAAACGGCAGTACAGTATACAGGCGGCAAGTCGGCACGCGTCTTCGTGCTGTCTATTCCGGACTGGGGCGCTTCTCCCTTTGCGGCTGGTCGGGATAGGAACAAGATAGCCCGTGAGATTGACCAGTTCAACACCATTGCGAAAGAGGAGTGTCAGAAGGCGGCCATTGCGTATGTCGACATTACCCCACCGACCCGCTCTGCTACCGGCGACGAAAGTCAGTTCGCATCGGACGGCCTTCATTACTCAGGAAAGCAGATGAAACTGTGGGCCGAACGAGCCCTGCCGGTGGCAAAAAAGTTGCTGACCGACTAA
- a CDS encoding NUDIX hydrolase (PFAM: NUDIX hydrolase~KEGG: hydrolase, NUDIX family protein): protein MKNNKESLENAPKFRYWKSQAEANGLKINAVNDFYIRYRHNGEVLFAMLEVDADTPEGDKIPPALFLKGHAVSVLVCLIEKETRQKFVVLVKQRRIADGSQTYEHPAGMVDASDAPDEVAARELGEEIGLTVSASELTKLNPRVWHPSTGTSDEGMHFFFIEKEMPREEIMKFHLQNMGNQSEFERITSVVATLPEAHRLITNVNGLLLHFLYLQHIGDYETMKLL, encoded by the coding sequence ATGAAAAATAATAAAGAGTCGCTTGAGAACGCCCCCAAGTTTCGCTACTGGAAGAGTCAGGCCGAAGCCAATGGATTGAAAATTAATGCCGTAAACGATTTTTATATCCGCTACCGACATAACGGCGAAGTTCTATTCGCCATGCTCGAAGTAGACGCCGATACCCCCGAAGGGGATAAAATTCCGCCCGCGCTCTTCCTGAAAGGACATGCTGTTTCGGTATTGGTGTGTTTGATCGAAAAAGAAACACGTCAGAAATTCGTGGTGCTGGTTAAACAGCGACGCATAGCCGACGGCTCGCAAACGTACGAACACCCCGCCGGGATGGTCGATGCCAGCGACGCCCCCGACGAAGTAGCCGCCCGCGAACTCGGCGAAGAAATCGGTCTGACCGTTTCGGCCAGTGAATTGACGAAGCTGAACCCGAGGGTGTGGCACCCCAGCACCGGCACCAGCGACGAAGGGATGCACTTCTTCTTCATAGAGAAAGAAATGCCGCGTGAAGAAATTATGAAATTTCATCTACAAAACATGGGTAATCAGTCGGAGTTTGAGCGAATTACGAGCGTGGTGGCCACGTTGCCCGAAGCCCACCGACTTATTACCAATGTGAACGGTCTATTGTTGCATTTCCTGTATCTGCAACACATTGGGGACTATGAGACCATGAAATTGTTATAG